In a single window of the Candidatus Tisiphia endosymbiont of Nemotelus nigrinus genome:
- the traW gene encoding type-F conjugative transfer system protein TraW codes for MKQLIIALVILLPQITIAKDFGIYGTIFEVKEEGFLAMIQRKLKLVDIKQEQRKMLEIAKNRIEEPVLVTNIKRTEKAQSFTYEPSYIVKEDIILPDGKLLYSSGTRVNPLDHMNLDKKLIFINGKDSLQIEWFKQQQSNGVIKEEDKLILIAGRPLDLQKELNREVYFDQAGVLTTKFKIEQVPAIIQQEGKVLRIKEVKID; via the coding sequence ATGAAACAACTAATAATAGCTTTAGTAATCTTACTACCACAAATAACCATTGCCAAGGATTTCGGTATATATGGAACAATTTTTGAGGTTAAAGAAGAAGGATTTTTAGCGATGATCCAAAGAAAACTAAAGCTAGTTGATATAAAACAGGAGCAAAGAAAAATGTTAGAGATTGCTAAAAATAGAATAGAGGAACCTGTTCTTGTTACAAATATAAAACGAACTGAGAAAGCACAGAGTTTTACCTATGAGCCAAGCTATATAGTAAAAGAGGATATTATCTTACCTGATGGCAAACTACTTTATTCAAGTGGTACAAGAGTTAATCCACTAGATCACATGAATTTAGACAAGAAACTAATATTTATTAATGGTAAAGATAGCTTGCAAATAGAGTGGTTTAAGCAGCAACAAAGCAATGGGGTAATAAAGGAAGAAGACAAATTAATATTAATAGCTGGTAGACCACTGGATTTGCAAAAAGAACTAAATAGAGAAGTATATTTTGATCAAGCAGGAGTTTTAACAACAAAATTTAAAATTGAGCAAGTACCAGCGATAATTCAGCAGGAAGGAAAAGTTTTAAGAATAAAAGAAGTAAAAATTGATTAG
- a CDS encoding HD domain-containing protein, translating to MEDIHNWQSKFESCEYVERLLNKLTQLNQQVKQPVDIDEVKKGIYYAKKYHGVQRRQSGEPYYSHPIEVAYMVAQHTALEIPPYFRTDMIVTSLLHDTIEDTALTKTMIDNIFGSQIANQVEDLTRVKVDRKISAAETVELLWVQKKYDVLIIKLFDRIHNVETIGVKSPKKIKKIIEETLSRFMSLSIYLGSPKIEQILVRLCFKNMQIQNDHQTLHDNFLLPSLVSQSKILQIHNLLP from the coding sequence ATGGAAGATATTCATAATTGGCAGTCAAAATTTGAATCTTGTGAATATGTTGAGAGGTTACTCAATAAACTAACTCAGCTTAACCAGCAAGTAAAGCAACCAGTAGATATTGATGAAGTTAAAAAGGGTATTTATTACGCCAAAAAATATCATGGTGTGCAGAGGCGACAATCCGGAGAGCCGTATTACTCTCACCCGATAGAAGTAGCGTACATGGTGGCACAGCACACAGCATTAGAAATACCCCCATATTTCAGGACTGATATGATCGTTACCAGTTTACTGCATGATACTATTGAAGATACAGCTCTGACTAAAACTATGATTGATAATATCTTTGGTAGTCAGATTGCTAATCAGGTAGAAGACTTAACCAGAGTGAAGGTAGACAGAAAAATTAGTGCAGCAGAAACGGTAGAATTATTATGGGTACAAAAAAAATATGATGTCTTAATCATTAAGCTATTCGATAGAATTCATAATGTAGAAACTATTGGGGTAAAATCGCCAAAAAAAATTAAGAAGATAATAGAAGAAACTCTTAGCAGATTTATGAGTCTTAGTATCTACCTTGGAAGCCCAAAAATTGAGCAAATATTAGTAAGGTTATGTTTTAAGAATATGCAGATACAGAATGATCACCAAACTTTACATGATAATTTCCTGCTTCCTTCTCTAGTTTCACAAAGTAAAATACTCCAAATCCATAACCTATTGCCATAG
- a CDS encoding HD domain-containing protein, with protein sequence MTEQKVIILLHPHSQQLQESLKQEFLDKIKTCSKRHSTIIDIPVVTRALEYVIKHQADQKRHSGESFYHHPMQVALIAAGISCKTEIIAASLLHDIVEDTALTISQIRFSFGTKIAELVDKLTKLDDITTKKVKIEGEHALQKLLYPEDTDAWYIKLADRLHNMQTLHYIKSKEKQKRIAFDTLKNFIPLAKLARVEWIEQELYALAIKTLEDN encoded by the coding sequence ATGACCGAACAAAAAGTCATTATCCTGCTACATCCTCATAGCCAACAACTACAAGAATCTTTGAAACAGGAGTTCTTAGATAAAATTAAAACATGTAGTAAAAGGCACAGTACAATAATAGATATCCCTGTTGTAACACGGGCATTAGAATACGTTATTAAACATCAAGCAGATCAGAAACGACACTCTGGCGAGTCATTTTACCATCATCCAATGCAGGTTGCATTAATAGCAGCCGGAATTTCCTGTAAAACTGAAATAATAGCAGCATCCTTATTGCATGATATTGTAGAGGATACAGCACTTACTATTAGTCAGATACGGTTTTCATTTGGCACAAAAATAGCAGAATTAGTTGACAAACTAACGAAGCTTGATGATATTACAACAAAAAAAGTAAAAATTGAAGGAGAGCATGCTTTGCAGAAATTGTTGTATCCGGAAGATACGGATGCATGGTATATCAAGCTTGCTGATAGGTTACATAATATGCAAACTCTTCATTATATTAAGTCAAAAGAAAAACAGAAACGAATCGCTTTTGATACTTTAAAGAACTTTATCCCGCTGGCAAAACTAGCTCGGGTAGAATGGATAGAACAAGAACTATACGCCTTAGCTATCAAAACATTAGAGGACAATTAA
- a CDS encoding conjugal transfer protein TraD: MYDTINYPFYSKTNKQNINSNTNSQSRNDCNNYRYHMNNQSNNQINSQNSNQNANYLKRKQDTRKKIMLGGLVIKAGLDYLHPKDIDVLYGMLLTNKTLLDINPKIAEHYREFGKDLKKIQEN; the protein is encoded by the coding sequence ATGTACGACACAATTAATTATCCGTTTTATAGCAAAACGAATAAACAAAATATAAACTCAAATACAAACTCACAATCTCGTAATGATTGTAACAACTACAGGTATCATATGAACAATCAGAGTAACAACCAAATTAATAGCCAAAATAGTAACCAAAATGCTAATTATTTAAAACGTAAACAAGACACCAGAAAAAAGATCATGTTAGGAGGGTTAGTAATAAAAGCAGGACTTGATTACTTACATCCAAAAGATATTGATGTTCTTTACGGTATGCTGCTAACAAACAAAACGTTGCTCGATATCAATCCAAAAATTGCCGAACACTACCGAGAATTTGGTAAAGATTTGAAGAAAATACAAGAGAATTGA
- a CDS encoding reverse transcriptase domain-containing protein, whose translation MKKVVTQHCKGNVELFRYCDDAVICCRYEEDAKKIKAVLARRLEKYKLKLNEEKTKMVRFSKR comes from the coding sequence ATTAAAAAAGTAGTTACCCAGCATTGTAAGGGAAATGTAGAGTTATTTCGCTACTGTGATGATGCGGTGATATGCTGTAGATATGAAGAGGATGCAAAGAAGATTAAAGCAGTTCTTGCAAGACGACTTGAGAAGTACAAACTTAAGCTCAATGAAGAAAAGACCAAAATGGTCAGATTTTCAAAGAGGTAG
- a CDS encoding MFS transporter: MIGHQQEQRSLTKEQKEAVGLLSVGTFLEYFDLMLYVHMAVLLNELFFPKSDPFTSSLQSAFAFCSVFVLRPVGALIFGRIGDKIGRKPIVIITTFIMSISCIIIATLPTYEQIGIVAAWLVTMCRMLQGMSSMGEIVGAEIYLTEFVKPPIQYPAVMLIAIFSILGGTVALGVASITTKYQFNWRIAFLLGALIAMVGGIARTALKETTDFADATRRLKNILAKSGVSMVKLQGDPILHEKVSKKTTIALFLIQCGWPLCFYFTYIYCGNILKNQFGYKPEEVINQNFIVSMVNLVGYILLMYLSYKIHPLKILKAKLFIFCPVALLCPYLLSHINSPLHLFALQSFFMLFVLSTNPATPVFYTHIPIFKRFTYGGFIYAISRAIMHITTSFGIIYCEKYFGQWGVSLIIVSMAIGYGFGVFYFVKLEKEAGNYHVKFGDHSVSAYS, translated from the coding sequence ATGATAGGACATCAGCAAGAACAAAGGAGCTTAACCAAGGAACAGAAAGAAGCTGTTGGGTTACTTTCAGTTGGAACGTTTTTAGAGTATTTTGATCTGATGCTATATGTACATATGGCGGTTCTTCTAAATGAGCTTTTTTTCCCAAAAAGCGATCCTTTTACCTCTTCATTGCAGTCTGCTTTTGCATTTTGCTCAGTTTTTGTTTTAAGACCTGTAGGGGCACTTATTTTCGGTAGGATCGGTGATAAAATTGGTCGCAAACCAATAGTGATTATCACAACCTTTATTATGTCTATTTCATGCATTATAATTGCTACTCTTCCAACATATGAACAAATAGGTATAGTCGCCGCATGGTTAGTTACCATGTGCCGCATGTTACAGGGTATGTCATCTATGGGAGAAATAGTAGGTGCAGAGATTTATTTAACTGAATTCGTAAAACCACCTATACAATATCCGGCTGTAATGTTAATTGCAATTTTTTCTATTTTAGGAGGAACAGTAGCTTTAGGTGTTGCATCCATTACAACTAAATATCAATTTAATTGGCGTATTGCATTTTTGCTCGGAGCACTAATTGCAATGGTTGGTGGTATTGCAAGAACAGCACTAAAAGAAACAACGGACTTTGCAGATGCAACACGTCGGTTAAAAAATATCTTAGCTAAATCAGGTGTAAGTATGGTTAAATTACAAGGTGACCCTATATTGCATGAGAAAGTAAGTAAAAAAACAACTATAGCTTTATTTTTAATACAGTGTGGATGGCCACTATGTTTTTATTTTACATATATTTATTGTGGAAATATTCTTAAAAATCAGTTTGGTTATAAACCAGAAGAAGTAATTAATCAAAATTTTATCGTATCAATGGTGAATTTAGTTGGCTATATATTATTAATGTATTTAAGTTATAAAATACATCCATTAAAGATATTGAAAGCAAAACTGTTTATATTCTGTCCGGTTGCTTTGCTTTGTCCTTACTTGCTAAGCCATATAAACAGTCCATTACATCTATTTGCACTTCAATCATTTTTTATGTTATTTGTACTTAGCACTAATCCAGCGACCCCTGTCTTTTATACTCATATTCCCATTTTTAAACGCTTTACTTATGGTGGCTTTATATACGCTATATCTCGTGCTATCATGCATATCACTACATCATTTGGAATTATCTATTGTGAGAAATATTTTGGGCAATGGGGAGTGTCCTTGATTATAGTATCTATGGCAATAGGTTATGGATTTGGAGTATTTTACTTTGTGAAACTAGAGAAGGAAGCAGGAAATTATCATGTAAAGTTTGGTGATCATTCTGTATCTGCATATTCTTAA
- a CDS encoding type-F conjugative transfer system secretin TraK produces the protein MMSKIMIRITLMIVMILTSSGVLAAQEFEYIPGSKIKTKISASNVNRIEFGKIAIAQIIGDESKYKIIADDKAQNIFLLPKVLAPETFELALVNSSGNVADLILKVEDIEGQIIKVSMDNFYNKSSNIFASSLDNKWLVQSQEQEIARMIRSMILDKEDKYYVIRVKRKINHLQNIGLSIEQDRIYRFGKFIGARLNVTNKNSKKLIHLGSVKFCKKIN, from the coding sequence ATGATGAGCAAAATAATGATCAGAATAACACTAATGATTGTCATGATATTAACGAGTAGCGGAGTACTTGCAGCTCAAGAATTTGAATATATACCAGGAAGTAAAATCAAGACTAAAATAAGTGCAAGTAACGTTAATAGAATAGAATTTGGTAAAATAGCTATAGCACAAATTATTGGTGATGAAAGTAAATATAAAATAATAGCTGATGATAAAGCACAAAATATTTTTTTGTTGCCGAAGGTTCTAGCTCCTGAAACTTTTGAACTAGCCTTAGTTAATTCTTCTGGGAATGTTGCTGATTTAATACTTAAAGTGGAAGATATAGAAGGGCAAATTATCAAAGTCTCCATGGATAATTTTTATAATAAGTCATCTAACATCTTCGCCTCATCTCTTGACAATAAATGGTTAGTACAATCCCAAGAACAAGAAATTGCAAGGATGATAAGGAGTATGATCTTGGATAAAGAAGATAAATATTATGTAATCAGAGTAAAGAGAAAAATTAATCATTTGCAAAATATCGGGCTATCCATAGAGCAAGATAGGATTTATCGTTTTGGTAAATTTATTGGGGCAAGACTAAACGTCACCAACAAAAACTCTAAAAAACTAATTCATCTAGGTTCTGTGAAGTTTTGTAAAAAAATAAATTAA
- a CDS encoding TraE/TraK family type IV conjugative transfer system protein, whose amino-acid sequence MEKIVAIGNIQQVTRQRNLFLILTMLLCVSCLGLSVKLLTSNEKVILVPSLSQEVWTSNNGVSKGYLEETSLMYLPLLLDLNPEIVDYKASIIFKYISQSDATYMKNIQNYFADSKEKYKKFALSTYFSIKNLEVDSKNLQVIAAGMLTSRFGDKGFEVSPACYQLSYEWLGGQLRLKEFVRINENQEAESVQHNRENYKDKK is encoded by the coding sequence ATGGAAAAGATAGTAGCTATAGGTAACATCCAGCAAGTAACAAGACAGCGAAATTTGTTTTTAATACTAACAATGCTACTTTGCGTTAGTTGCCTAGGGTTATCAGTTAAATTACTGACGAGCAATGAAAAAGTAATTTTGGTACCAAGTCTTAGCCAAGAAGTATGGACTAGCAATAACGGGGTTTCTAAGGGATATCTGGAAGAAACAAGCCTAATGTACCTACCGCTGCTTCTTGATTTAAATCCAGAAATAGTAGATTACAAAGCCTCTATCATATTTAAATATATATCCCAAAGTGATGCTACTTATATGAAGAATATCCAAAACTATTTTGCTGATAGCAAAGAAAAATACAAAAAATTTGCCTTATCAACATATTTTTCCATCAAGAATTTAGAAGTTGATAGTAAGAACTTGCAAGTAATAGCAGCTGGCATGCTGACATCTAGATTTGGTGATAAAGGCTTTGAGGTAAGTCCTGCTTGTTATCAATTATCTTATGAATGGCTAGGCGGGCAACTTAGACTCAAAGAATTTGTAAGAATCAACGAAAATCAAGAAGCAGAGTCAGTACAGCATAATAGAGAAAATTATAAAGATAAAAAATAA
- a CDS encoding TraB/VirB10 family protein, with translation MIDMKIFAKLKERIPFLTRNNNTGEVIANQDIRAKQYNLLLLIFGISIIAVLVLISIMQGKNKHKAIINDNPKPKLEVASEALDPEKMWRNHFEDLLNDNKRKFDERLQGAETNFIEKEQKLQEEIKSELAKMQVQLNFAKNELISSTEELKRMQQIHQEAEQNVKDLTNDTNISAVDLNSQIEFEKPKDAKIYIPETSYVSGYLLGGLAVSTALNTPDENASPVVIRLTARGNLPKNFNLDITTCRILGSSYGDLSSERATIRLEKMICIDPTTELITTSNIAGLVHGSDGMNGIKGKIVATSSKHIKNALIGGVISGLSQSSKGQESMAITSLGAVATQKKGFKDMLTNGALSGASNAAEKIADYYLRMAESMSPVLTVPGGVKVDVIFTKGFFIGELTTHKKIKQERKQGNLANKKYEEE, from the coding sequence ATGATTGATATGAAAATATTTGCTAAACTTAAAGAAAGAATACCATTTTTAACAAGGAATAACAATACTGGAGAAGTTATTGCTAATCAGGATATTCGAGCCAAACAGTATAATTTATTATTACTGATTTTTGGCATTAGCATTATTGCTGTACTTGTTCTGATCAGCATAATGCAGGGAAAGAATAAGCACAAAGCAATTATTAATGACAATCCTAAACCAAAATTAGAGGTGGCAAGTGAAGCATTAGACCCAGAGAAAATGTGGCGTAACCACTTTGAGGACTTACTAAATGACAATAAACGTAAATTTGATGAACGTTTACAAGGGGCAGAAACAAACTTTATCGAAAAAGAACAAAAATTACAAGAGGAGATAAAATCGGAACTAGCTAAAATGCAGGTTCAACTAAACTTTGCTAAGAACGAGCTGATTAGTAGCACAGAAGAGCTAAAAAGAATGCAGCAAATTCACCAAGAAGCAGAGCAAAATGTCAAAGATTTGACTAATGATACGAATATTAGTGCCGTAGACTTAAATAGCCAAATAGAATTTGAAAAACCAAAAGATGCTAAAATTTACATTCCAGAGACTTCATATGTTAGTGGTTATTTATTAGGTGGTCTTGCAGTATCTACCGCATTAAATACTCCTGATGAAAATGCTAGTCCTGTAGTAATTAGACTAACGGCAAGAGGCAACTTACCAAAGAACTTTAATCTTGATATCACTACCTGCCGCATTTTAGGAAGTAGCTATGGTGACTTATCAAGTGAAAGAGCAACTATTCGTCTAGAGAAAATGATCTGCATTGACCCAACTACAGAACTAATAACCACCAGTAATATAGCAGGTCTTGTGCATGGATCAGATGGTATGAATGGTATTAAGGGCAAAATAGTAGCTACTAGTAGTAAGCATATAAAAAATGCTTTGATCGGTGGAGTAATTAGCGGACTTAGCCAAAGTAGCAAAGGTCAAGAGAGCATGGCGATAACAAGTCTTGGAGCAGTTGCAACCCAAAAGAAAGGTTTTAAGGATATGCTAACAAATGGTGCTTTATCAGGTGCATCTAATGCTGCTGAGAAAATAGCTGATTATTATTTAAGAATGGCAGAAAGTATGTCACCTGTTCTTACTGTACCTGGTGGGGTAAAGGTAGATGTTATCTTCACCAAAGGCTTTTTTATTGGGGAATTAACTACCCATAAAAAAATTAAACAAGAAAGGAAACAAGGAAATCTAGCAAACAAGAAATATGAAGAAGAATAA
- a CDS encoding TraC family protein, with protein sequence MRKKNNYMKIVSFLQNIGNICGLTVPAEVNYSSTQLLQEHINDNTKGAKSLAPYLSYRYFDPKYNIFFNENNIIGFMLEIAPIVGTDINLEKNLSLFFNNELPANCYLQFLLIASHNIEQKLELWSNARSNSNQMLQQLTEFRKEYVSKCAKDFTNPHGRMAKDFRIYISFSKKNDSSNSVISIEEIVAFQSKLVKKLQSIKLSPRICDAEKLMFVAADIAQMQMQERLSRKYDPINPLASQILTPLSRTMVQEDCLIHLDSTYSDNRLKINKLSTNKLVSKCFYPSMLPEQWSLLEMINLLGSTNDYGLPARLIISYTVANNVSKMQSSKILARGHRSIHAAEQWYARHDTNLRKEALEWREIIAKAKNGEQFLTESLQIMITAPESEIEIAQECLTSLYNANDFQLQINKNLQLPAMLSILPMQQLISWNFLQHFQLVKIAQAKEVIAKLPIHGEWKGVMQSGVLLLGRRGELFNWNPFVRINAGNYNVSVMAPSGSGKSVFLQELATSMLAQNFAVFILDIGGSYQNICELIGGETIRFNQHNNISLNPFAQIAGSGNKHAKALSMIEGNCHLVEIGSVTWLSLEQIEMLSASTKHQDHNIAKEQWQAKQDDDQDLVLDQKIEILQIENHFVTKDSIIYAKSIISSMCGISKDAHKEAIIERAISEGIGKYGSKLDISKLAKVLEELEGEAAKALAETLYPYTEKGVHGKFFKQGKTASFKEMLTIFEFEEVKNDPVLLGVILQVVLMQVTMQFLCGDRSKQFLLIVDEAWMILDYSAKFLESFGRTVRKYGGSLVICVQNFSDFQRSDERRSILENSSWLVILKQDEKGLSSLSASESFKDIMPLIESISLVPGKYAEMLLISTGLKVVGRLELDPYSQGLYSTEAADFKYLLEAKRRGLSKDEAVKVLASKYGEL encoded by the coding sequence ATGAGAAAGAAGAACAATTATATGAAGATAGTTAGTTTTTTACAAAATATAGGAAATATTTGCGGTCTTACAGTTCCTGCAGAAGTAAATTACAGCAGTACACAACTGTTGCAAGAACATATCAATGATAATACCAAAGGAGCAAAATCTTTAGCTCCATATTTAAGCTACCGATATTTTGACCCTAAATACAATATTTTCTTTAATGAAAATAATATAATAGGGTTCATGTTAGAAATAGCTCCGATAGTTGGAACAGATATTAATTTAGAAAAAAACTTAAGCCTATTTTTTAACAATGAATTACCAGCAAATTGTTATTTACAATTTTTACTAATTGCCAGCCATAACATAGAGCAAAAGCTGGAATTATGGAGTAATGCTAGAAGTAATTCTAATCAGATGTTACAGCAATTAACAGAATTTCGTAAGGAATATGTTAGTAAATGTGCCAAAGATTTTACTAATCCACATGGTAGGATGGCTAAAGATTTCAGGATATATATTTCTTTTAGCAAAAAAAATGACAGTAGTAATAGTGTGATATCTATTGAAGAAATAGTAGCTTTTCAAAGCAAATTAGTGAAAAAGCTGCAATCAATAAAACTATCTCCCCGTATATGTGATGCTGAAAAGTTAATGTTTGTAGCAGCTGATATAGCTCAAATGCAAATGCAAGAAAGATTAAGTCGTAAATATGATCCAATCAATCCGTTAGCTAGTCAAATATTGACACCACTCTCAAGAACTATGGTGCAAGAAGATTGTCTAATTCATTTGGATAGTACTTACAGCGATAATAGGTTAAAGATAAACAAATTATCAACTAACAAGTTAGTGTCTAAATGTTTTTACCCAAGTATGCTACCAGAACAGTGGTCATTACTTGAGATGATTAATTTACTTGGCTCAACAAATGATTATGGTTTACCAGCTAGGCTAATAATTAGTTACACAGTAGCAAATAATGTAAGTAAAATGCAAAGCTCAAAAATTCTAGCAAGAGGACATAGAAGCATCCATGCTGCTGAACAATGGTATGCAAGGCATGATACTAATTTAAGAAAAGAAGCACTAGAGTGGCGAGAGATAATTGCTAAAGCTAAAAATGGTGAACAATTTTTAACAGAGTCTCTGCAAATAATGATTACTGCTCCTGAAAGCGAAATAGAAATAGCCCAGGAATGCTTAACGAGTCTATACAACGCGAATGACTTCCAATTACAAATTAACAAAAACCTACAATTACCAGCAATGTTATCCATATTACCAATGCAACAGCTGATTAGTTGGAACTTCTTACAGCATTTTCAGTTGGTTAAAATTGCTCAGGCTAAGGAAGTAATAGCTAAATTACCCATACATGGAGAATGGAAGGGAGTTATGCAAAGCGGAGTACTATTACTAGGACGTAGAGGGGAGCTATTTAATTGGAATCCATTTGTTCGAATCAATGCCGGTAATTACAACGTATCGGTCATGGCACCATCTGGTTCTGGTAAGTCAGTATTTTTGCAGGAGTTAGCTACCTCAATGCTAGCCCAAAACTTTGCCGTATTTATTTTAGATATAGGTGGTAGTTATCAAAATATTTGTGAGTTAATTGGCGGAGAAACGATTAGATTCAATCAGCATAATAATATTTCTTTAAATCCTTTTGCTCAAATAGCAGGTAGCGGTAACAAACATGCTAAGGCTCTTTCTATGATTGAGGGAAATTGTCATTTGGTAGAAATAGGTTCGGTTACCTGGTTATCCTTAGAACAAATTGAAATGCTGAGTGCTAGTACTAAGCATCAAGATCATAATATTGCCAAAGAGCAATGGCAAGCAAAACAAGACGATGATCAAGATTTAGTCTTAGATCAAAAAATAGAAATATTACAAATAGAAAATCATTTTGTTACTAAGGACAGTATTATTTATGCCAAGAGCATTATAAGTAGCATGTGCGGCATTAGCAAGGACGCTCATAAGGAAGCTATCATTGAGCGAGCAATAAGTGAAGGCATAGGAAAATATGGCAGCAAACTCGATATTAGCAAACTTGCTAAAGTACTAGAAGAACTGGAAGGAGAAGCTGCAAAGGCTCTTGCTGAAACATTATATCCTTATACTGAAAAAGGAGTACATGGTAAATTCTTTAAGCAAGGCAAGACTGCTTCATTTAAAGAAATGCTAACTATATTTGAGTTTGAGGAAGTAAAGAATGATCCAGTATTACTTGGTGTAATATTACAAGTAGTATTGATGCAAGTAACAATGCAATTTTTATGTGGTGATAGATCAAAACAATTTTTACTGATCGTTGATGAGGCTTGGATGATTTTAGATTATTCAGCCAAATTCCTAGAAAGCTTTGGCAGAACGGTTAGAAAATATGGTGGTTCATTAGTTATTTGCGTACAAAATTTTAGTGATTTCCAGAGAAGTGATGAACGCAGAAGCATTTTAGAAAATAGTTCATGGCTGGTCATATTAAAGCAAGATGAAAAAGGACTAAGCTCATTGAGTGCTTCAGAAAGCTTTAAAGATATTATGCCCTTGATTGAATCTATTAGTTTGGTACCAGGTAAATATGCAGAGATGCTGCTTATATCTACCGGCTTAAAAGTTGTTGGACGACTTGAGTTAGATCCATATTCACAAGGATTATACTCAACAGAAGCAGCTGATTTTAAATATTTACTTGAGGCAAAACGTAGGGGCTTAAGTAAAGATGAAGCAGTAAAAGTCTTGGCAAGCAAATATGGTGAATTATAG
- a CDS encoding IS5 family transposase, producing the protein MNYHIKIREWQQIIEILRKRKDIKTRNEDKLRRFIEAIWYITRSGCQWRLLPSVYGSWRAVHMRFKTWSNKGIWTDLFEQVQANPDMESTMIDATIVRAHACSAGYKKDSQDQEALGRSKGGFTTKIHALVDALGNPLKFILTAGQRHDITQANSLVKDIKNTMLLADKAYDSNAFIEQLEEQNCIAVIPSKKNRKQQREYDKHIYKERHSIECFFGKIKHFRRIFSRFDKTATAFLSFLQFVGAFIWLR; encoded by the coding sequence ATGAATTATCATATAAAAATCAGAGAATGGCAACAAATTATTGAAATATTAAGAAAAAGAAAAGATATAAAAACAAGAAATGAGGATAAGCTTAGACGATTTATTGAAGCAATATGGTACATAACACGTTCAGGATGCCAATGGCGGTTGTTACCGAGTGTTTATGGTTCATGGCGAGCAGTGCATATGAGGTTTAAAACTTGGTCTAATAAAGGAATATGGACCGATTTGTTTGAGCAAGTACAAGCTAATCCTGACATGGAATCAACAATGATTGACGCTACTATAGTTCGTGCCCATGCATGCTCAGCAGGTTATAAAAAAGATAGCCAAGATCAAGAAGCTTTAGGGCGTAGTAAAGGAGGTTTTACTACTAAAATCCATGCCTTAGTTGACGCTCTTGGTAATCCTTTAAAGTTTATTTTAACTGCAGGTCAAAGACATGACATTACACAAGCCAACTCATTGGTTAAAGATATTAAAAATACTATGCTCCTTGCCGATAAGGCATATGATAGCAATGCTTTTATTGAGCAGCTTGAAGAGCAAAATTGTATAGCTGTTATTCCATCAAAAAAGAACCGAAAACAGCAAAGGGAGTACGATAAACATATCTATAAAGAACGTCATTCGATCGAATGTTTTTTTGGTAAAATTAAACATTTTAGACGAATTTTTTCGAGATTTGATAAAACTGCTACTGCTTTCTTGTCTTTTTTGCAATTTGTTGGAGCTTTTATATGGCTTCGTTAG